The Danaus plexippus chromosome 17, MEX_DaPlex, whole genome shotgun sequence genome contains the following window.
GAACGCCTTCTCTTGAAGCCTCTCAGGTGGTCTAGTCTATgccaaatttttgtttcagcgCCTTCCCTGATGGCACATGTCATAACTAAGAAAACATCAGCTTCTTCTTCAACTTCCGTCTTTTCGAAAccctctttttttaatatcgacCAAACAATCTCTGTATCATTAAGGTTCATTTGGCATCCATACACATCGAAATAAACCTTTCGTTTCGAAGTATCTTGAATAATATCTGGTAAATAAGGTATATACGGACGATGAGTGATAACTTCAGATGCACCAGTTGATTCCataatgaaatcttttaaTCCTGGACcctgtgttattttattttttaaagcacTAAGCCTAACATCACTTTTACACCGACACTGACTGTGGGGAGTGCTTAAATACCTTAGCATACGCTtagttcttaataaaaataacattgtttaataatattaatataaaaggaatttgtttatataactatCTCAATAATAAACAGAAATGCTGAAAATAACCTTAAAACACTTTGAAACTGACTTTGACAGCTACATCTTTAAACTGCCTTACTTACTTACATCAATTAAAATggaaatgtttgaaaataataaacattaaagtctataaaaaattattaagttattaatgttataaaaaagtaattacagTTTTACAATAAgagttatgtatttttttttatttatgtagtcACTTAAAATCACTtacttaaaatcaaaaaacttggcaatctaaaaatttttttggtgtTGTAAATAAAGCTCAGTTTCCGACAAGATGGCCGattgactttttaatttacatcacTGTTGAGAAATGGAAAtgcaaacaaaaatttgtttcaatcACATTACATAgatctttattaatatgagcGATCGCTACAGAGAGCACAAAGGTAttcgtatatattaaaaaagtcctCCCTTTAAGCTGATACGAATAGACATAACGCCTGTCACTAAATTACTTtcctaaaatttatatatttatttatctttgccAGTGTTTTCGCATTGGCAGGGTCGTCTCGAACGCGCGATGATTCTAGGAAGCACAAGGAGCGTGAGGCGAGGCGCACGAGGTCTCGCTCGAGGTCACCCAGACGCAGGCGAGTCTCCCCGTCTGGCCACAGAGGATCCCCCAGCAGACCGGGCCGAAGTCGGGAGAGGAACTTAGAAAATGCTGGTATGAATTTGTATAACTCGCACACGTCTATCActtcaaaagtaaaaaaattctttcacaTACTTTAGATTACgttgtatatttgttttatagataagAGACGATATTCCGAAAGTTGGGAAGAGTCAGACGAAGAGGTGCCGGCTCCTCCACCACCTCCTCGTATTAGTAAAATCTCGATTGACTTCTCAAAACCTAAGGCTCCCATCAAAATGACCCTCGGTGCTACATCTAAGCCAGCTCCAAAACCAACCGTTGCGTCCGTGTTCAacgctgatgatgatgacgaaCCTGAAGAAATGCCGGCGGAGGCGAGGATGAGAATGAGGAATATTGGGAGGTGAACACAATTTCATCCAACATTAGATTAGCAATCacataatatcttaaaaaaaaaattatttgttctcCTTTCTGTTACTTTggtaatcaaattttaaaatatattatcaacagGGAAACTCCAACATCGGCTGGGCCAAACTCATTTGGAAAAACGAAGCAAGGCTTCTGCGATGCCAAGAAAGTGTTTGAAAAGAATCTAAAACAAGCCCTCGAAACGGCTGACAAGCCATCAGTGAAGTTTCCACAAACCATTTACAAGATCAAACCCTAACATTagattatcaataaatatcataaattacatttcagaACTTATGTCAccgataaagaaaatttttcacattTGCAATGTTAACTGTTTGTGATCAAACATTTCAGACCTTAGTTTAGTTTTAAGGTAGTTAAGTTAACTTCCACAACtgcttcattttatttccacAGTATTTAATCCATGTGATAGATTGGTTAGTTGTACCGGCCCCGGCGcatgtatttgaaattatgaatttacattatatctttaaatactaatacttttttaaaatgtgatccttttaaaaatttctgaaATAAGTAAATCTTATGTTAAAGTAAACAAGACATTTTGATTTTTGGGCATGGAAGGTCTTAAGTTCACAGAAGTGAACTGAATAAGGTCTTTCCTGAATAAGGTATTATTCACAAATGATCCTTagtgtaacaataaaaaaatgagatGCTGCAATTTTTTCCTATCTGCTGTTTCAAGGATTGTACTAAAAAGCTGCAGAATGCTTGATTGAGTATTCTATACTCGGCGACCTCATGAGTATGAAGTCTCCGCCAAATTGTTTAAGgataatttctattaattcactgtacaaaaaaatgttggtACCTATTTTCACAGAAAGGTTAGGGGAAAGATCGTTTTAAGCCATGTAGATAAGCAAGTTTGACCCTAACAGAAAAACTGTCagcaaaatttactttatatatgcCCCGACTAAAATTCATGGGCaatttgaatacaaaaaaaattttgtttacttgATCAGTGAAAGGCATGACTTTCTCCAACATGATTGATCACAATAGGGGATCCATAGATGCTtagagtaattttaattttaacctgaactgtaataaattgttactcaaaataaaaaaattgtataaaaaaagtatttcattgattaaattatacatattaaagaaGCAGACGACAGAAATGTTAATCAATAGACAACTGGAATTTGTAATCAGTGGTTTATTTTGACTTATTTCAAATGAttaagctatttttttttctatttgagaTCACCGTGTTACACCCAAACACTTCAGCTAGAGGTCAACCAGCCACAGCTGCCTCGGATAACACTAGTTTTTCTTGGCAGTTTTGATGTATATTGATGCATTAAGCTTAATACTGTCTGTAACTCCAAGAGTCACTTCTTATCCGACGTTCCAGTATAAAATGACAATTACTTAAGTTGGATCCAGACTCGcacaaaactaaatattcataatttttataagatcaTTTGTTGtttgtatacatacatacatatatacatttatatattaaaaaaccaaCTATATATAATGCAGTAAATGAAAGAGTGTAAtggtttttacttatttattaaacattcacTTCCTCTGCACATTTTGTGGACGAGCCATGTCCCGAGAGAAAGTGCTCTTGGGTGGTGTACGGATGCGTCTGTCTTTCTTGGAGCGATTGCGCACCACCTTGCTGTGGATTGCGCAGGACA
Protein-coding sequences here:
- the LOC116771302 gene encoding PEST proteolytic signal-containing nuclear protein-like; this encodes MSDRYREHKGSSRTRDDSRKHKEREARRTRSRSRSPRRRRVSPSGHRGSPSRPGRSRERNLENADKRRYSESWEESDEEVPAPPPPPRISKISIDFSKPKAPIKMTLGATSKPAPKPTVASVFNADDDDEPEEMPAEARMRMRNIGRETPTSAGPNSFGKTKQGFCDAKKVFEKNLKQALETADKPSVKFPQTIYKIKP